Proteins co-encoded in one Populus trichocarpa isolate Nisqually-1 chromosome 10, P.trichocarpa_v4.1, whole genome shotgun sequence genomic window:
- the LOC18102403 gene encoding uncharacterized protein LOC18102403 gives MIRWWTSALQLTELFVSTVVHLLYGLYIFSTALAGDLSQVMNEWFFKVNVNGVVKEEETKEILTTTATAATETSVDDLPPIVLVHGIFGFGKGKLGGLSYFAGAEEKDERVLVPDLGSLTSIYDRARELFYYLKGGLVDYGEEHSKAYGHSQFGRTYEQGHYPEWDEDHPIHFVGHSAGAQVVRVLQQMLADKAFNGYESTSDKWVLSITSLSGAFNGTTRTYLDGMQPEDWRNMKPICLLQFCRLGTIIYDWLDIPWLKAYYNFGFDHFNMSWKKIGIFGLIDCLLGNAGPFASGDWILPDLTIQGSMQLNCHLQTFPDTYYFSYATKRTRRIFGINVPSSIFGIHPLLFIRVLQMSQWRHPPDVSPPYKGYRDEDWQDNDGALNTISMTHPHIPVEHPSQFVGHDSECQPLQPGIWYYKIVEGDHILFILNRDRAGVQFDMIYDSIFERCRKHVFRKSQQTLPNEIQQ, from the exons ATGATAAGGTGGTGGACATCTGCTCTGCAATTAACAGAGCTGTTTGTAAGCACGGTGGTGCATTTGCTATATGGGCTTTACATATTTAGCACAGCTTTGGCTGGTGATCTTTCACAGGTAATGAATGAATGGTTTTTCAAGGTTAATGTGAATGGTGTTGTTAAAGAGGAGGAGACCAAAGAGATattaacaacaacagcaacagcagcaacagaAACCAGCGTTGATGACTTGCCTCCTATTGTGTTGGTTCATGGAATCTTTGGATTTGGCAAAGGG AAATTGGGAGGTTTATCGTACTTTGCAGGAGCAGAGGAGAAAGATGAGAGGGTCCTGGTGCCCGATTTGGGGTCTCTAACTAGCATATATGATAG GGCACGcgagttattttattatttgaaaggtGGGCTAGTTGATTATGGAGAAGAACACAGCAAGGCTTATGGACACTCGCAATTTGGACGGACTTATGAACAAG GGCATTATCCTGAATGGGATGAGGATCACCCTATTCACTTTGTTGGGCATTCTGCTGGAGCGCAGGTTGTTCGGGTGTTGCAGCAAATGCTTGCTGATAAG GCATTTAATGGGTATGAGAGCACTTCTGATAAATGGGTGTTAAGTATCACATCCCTCTCCGGAGCATTCAATGGGACTACAAGGACCTACTTAGATGGGATGCA GCCAGAAGATTGGAGAAACATGAAACCAATATGTCTGCTTCAGTTCTGTCGCTTAGGAACAATAATTTATGACTGGCTTGACATTCCTTGGCTGAAGGCTTACTACAATTTTGGATTTGATCACTTCAACATGTCCTGGAAAAAAATTGGGATTTTTGGTCTTATTGACTGCCTGTTGGGGAATGCAGGACCCTTTGCTTCTGGAGATTGGATACTTCCTGATCTTACAATTCAAGGGTCTATGCAACTAAACTGCCATCTACAAACCTTTCCTGATACATATTATTTCAGTTATGCTACCAAACGTACTAGGAGAATCTTCGGTATCAATGTTCCTTCAAGCATCTTTGGAATCCACCCATTGCTTTTTATAAGAGTGTTGCAGATGAGCCAGTGGCGTCATCCTCCAGATGTCTCTCCCCCTTATAAAGGATACAG GGATGAGGATTGGCAGGACAATGATGGAGCACTCAACACCATATCTATGACCCACCCTCACATTCCAGTTGAACACCCAAGCCAATTTGTTGGGCATGATTCAGAGTGTCAACCCTTACAACCAGGAATATG GTATTACAAGATTGTTGAAGGTGATCACATATTGTTCATTCTGAATAGGGATAGAGCAGGAGTTcaatttgatatgatatatgACAGTATTTTCGAGCGTTGTAGAAAACACGTCTTTAGGAAGAGTCAGCAAACTTTACCAAACGAAATCCAGCAATAG